The Myxococcales bacterium genome contains the following window.
CCACAGCGGCTCGGCGACGATCGCCTCGGCCGGCAGGCCGACCATCGCCGCCAGCTCGGCGCGGCTGGCCTCGACCGGGCGGGTCACCGGCGCCTGCGCGGCGCGCAGGGTCCAGGTGCCGTCGGCGCCGCGGGTGACCGGCACCAGCCCGGCCGCCATCTCGAGCACGACGCCGTCGCGCCCGGCGGCCACCACGCTCGCGGTGCCCAGGGTCGGGTGGCCCGCGAACGGCATCTCGAAGCCGGGCGTGAAGATCCGCACCCGCGCGTCGGCGCGCTCGCTCGGCAAGACGAAGGTGGTCTCGGACAGGTTGAGCTGACGGGCCAGCGCCTGCATCGTGCGATCGTCGAGCCCGCGCGCGTCCTCGAACACCGCCAGCGGGTTGCCGGACAGCCGGTCGCCATCGAGCGTGAACACGTTGATGATGCGGAACGCTTGCTTCATGGGGCGACTGTACCGGCTCCGGGCCGCAGGGGGCGGCACAGCCGACCGCGGGTCGGCCGGGACACCGACGCCGCGGCGGGCGTGTACAGTCCCGCCGATGTCCGCGCTGTCGATCGTCCGCGACCCGAGCTGCGCGCACGCCCGCGCGCGCGCCGCCGGCGAGGCGCGCCCGTGAGCGGCGTGCGGCGCGCGGGCCGCCCCGACTGGCTGGTGATCGCGCGCCGCGAGTTCCTCGAGCGCGTGCGCTCGCGGTGGTTCATCGTCGTGACCCTGCTGGGCCCGGTGCTGATGGTGGCGAGCATCGTCCTGCCGGCCGTGCTGAGCCGCGCGGTCGACAACAGCGCCCGGGTCCAGGTGGTCGATCGCAGCGCGCACCGCGACGTCGGGCCCGCGGTCGCGGCGGCGCTCGGCGCGCTGACCTGGAAGGCCGAGGTCGTGCCGGGCGCGACCGACGAGGCCGAGCTGCTGGGCCGCATCCGCGACGACCGGATCGACGGCTTCTTGATCATCCCGCCCGAGGCGCCCGCCGGCGGGCGGGTCGTGTACCAGGGGCGCAACGCCGCCAACGCGGTCGCGATGGCGGTGCTGCAGCAGGTCGTGACCCAGGTGACCCAGGCGCTGCGCGCGCGCGCCGCCGGCCTGCCCGACGATCAGCTCGCCGCGGTGCTCGCGCCGGTGCCGTTCAGCGCCACCCACACCACCGGCGAGGCCGGCGGTTCGTCGGGCCTGGCCGCGATGATCGTCGGCTACGCGGTCATGTTCGTGCTGTACATGGCGATCATCCTGTACGCGGTCAACGTCCTGCGCAGCGTCGTGCAGGAGAAGACCAACCGCGTGGTCGAGATCATGGTCGCGGCCGCCAAGCCGCGCGCGCTCATGCTGGGCAAGATCCTCGGCGTCGGCGCGGTCGGGCTGGTGCAGGTGTCGATCTGGGTCGCGATGGCGGTGCTGTCGATGAAGTTCCGCGGCCAGCTCCTGGGCGTGGTCGGGGTCGAGGCCGGCGGCTGGAGCGTGCCGCCGCTGCGCGCGGTCGACGTCGTCGTCGTGCTCGTGTACTTCGTCCTCGGCTACTTCTTCTACGCCGCCCTCTACGCCGCGCTCGGCGCGATGGTCAGCAACGATCAGGAGGCGCAGCAGGTCCAGACGCCGGTCGCGATGCTCCTGGTCGTGCCGGTCTTGTGCGTGCAGCTGGTGGCCGGCGATCCCCGCGGCACCGCGGCCCAGGTGCTGACGATGGTGCCGTTCAGCGCGCCGGTGCTGATGCCGATGCGCTGGCTGCTCGGCGGCGCCACCGGCGCCGAGCTGATCACCTCGATGGCGGTGCTGGCGGCGTCGACCTGGCTGGTCGCGATCGTCGCCGCGCGGATCTATCGGGTCGGGATCCTGATGTACGGCAAGCGCCCGAGCCTGCGCGAGCTGTGGCGCTGGGTGCGGCATTGAGCGAGGAGCGGGAGGCCATGGCCGAGCCGTGCGCGCGCTGCGCTGACCTCGACGCCGACCAGGTCGATCAGCTCGAGGTCGTCGGCGGGTCGGACAACCCGTGCTCGGACCCCTACGGCGAGCTGCGTCGGTGCGGCGCGTGCGGCGCGTGGTTCTGCTACACGCGCGATCACGACAACGAGATCGGCTACGTCGCCGCGTCGCCGACGCTCGGCCGGCTCGACCGCGCGCGCGCCCACGCGCTCGCGACCAAGGCGGCCGTGGTCGCGCGCCGCCAGCTCGATCACTTCGAGCAGGCCCAGGACGACTACGGTCGTCGCTGCGCCGCCGACTACACCGCCGAGCTCGCGCGCCTGAGCGAGGCCGTCGCCGCGCTGGCGCCGCCGGCGTCGGAGCCGTGCGTGAAGTGCGGCCACGATTTCGGCAAGCACCAGCTGCGCGGCTACGGCCAGCCGCCGATCGAGGGCTGGATGGTGTGCCCGGCCGAAGGCTGCGCGTGCTACCGCACCTGGTCCGGACCCGGCGGCAGCGCCGAGGGCGGCGAGGCCGCGTACCAGCGGTACCTGGCCGAGCGCGACGCCCCACCGAGTGAGCCCGGGCCGGCCCGGCGCGACGGCGGGTGACATCGCGCCGGGCGACGGGTACCGTCGGGCATGGCGAGCGCACGATCTACGACGGCGATCATCTGGAGCACCGTGGTGTCGGCCGGCGCGATGCTCGGCTCGAGCGGC
Protein-coding sequences here:
- a CDS encoding PhzF family phenazine biosynthesis protein; this translates as MKQAFRIINVFTLDGDRLSGNPLAVFEDARGLDDRTMQALARQLNLSETTFVLPSERADARVRIFTPGFEMPFAGHPTLGTASVVAAGRDGVVLEMAAGLVPVTRGADGTWTLRAAQAPVTRPVEASRAELAAMVGLPAEAIVAEPLWVSTGVEQLVIPIGAAEQVRAARPVPALLERWGYSTARDEAMAYLWAPGTPTWTVRFFFTSNGAVLEDPATGSACANLGGWWLATGGALPLTAVLRQGDAAGRPSRLGLDVDAGGAIYVTGGAIELGRGTLDV
- a CDS encoding ABC transporter permease, with the protein product MSGVRRAGRPDWLVIARREFLERVRSRWFIVVTLLGPVLMVASIVLPAVLSRAVDNSARVQVVDRSAHRDVGPAVAAALGALTWKAEVVPGATDEAELLGRIRDDRIDGFLIIPPEAPAGGRVVYQGRNAANAVAMAVLQQVVTQVTQALRARAAGLPDDQLAAVLAPVPFSATHTTGEAGGSSGLAAMIVGYAVMFVLYMAIILYAVNVLRSVVQEKTNRVVEIMVAAAKPRALMLGKILGVGAVGLVQVSIWVAMAVLSMKFRGQLLGVVGVEAGGWSVPPLRAVDVVVVLVYFVLGYFFYAALYAALGAMVSNDQEAQQVQTPVAMLLVVPVLCVQLVAGDPRGTAAQVLTMVPFSAPVLMPMRWLLGGATGAELITSMAVLAASTWLVAIVAARIYRVGILMYGKRPSLRELWRWVRH